The sequence below is a genomic window from Acanthochromis polyacanthus isolate Apoly-LR-REF ecotype Palm Island chromosome 14, KAUST_Apoly_ChrSc, whole genome shotgun sequence.
AATTGGCTGTGAACCGTAATGGAGGGCAGACTTCATGTGTCTACTGCGTTCTCCTGATTGGAAATACATAATGctggtttcatttttcataCTCCGCAAATGGCAGTAGGGGTTTGCTTAATTTGTAAAAGCTTATTTTAGCTTCTTAATAGCCCAATTGACCTAGTTTGCAGTGTAAAGAAACACACTCTAGACAGGTGAGAAGTGATGTGACCGTCTTGTGTCTGTGTTCCTTGAAGCCTGTCTGGTTTCACGGCAGCTTCGTTCGGCACATATGGCTCGAGTTTGGGGCTTTACGTACTGTTTGATGTGCttaggtgtatgtgtgtgcacgtgtgtgacGGCTTATCGGCTCAGCTTGTCATTTTTCCAGCTCTCATCCGTCTCTCTGCAGCTGTCGCTCCTGTGATTGGTTGCAGTCGGTGCATCGCAGTGACACTCTGGGGGACAATGAATGGCTAATTACACGAATTAATGACaggcacacaaaaaataaatgcctCTGTAGAGCAGACTTGTCACTAATTTATTCTTCCTGTCCCTCTTTGTTGGAAAGATTTATGCTTAAAATGACCTCGGCAGtgaggaagaaaaaacactgactCTAATTTGCAATGATGGGCATAGAaaagtgcttttgttgttgggagtctgtgtttgtgtgtgtgtgttccttctTATGTTGCTGTGTGGTGCATCTTTCTGCCAGCGTGAACCTTACCGCACATCCTGTCCTGTCATCTTATATTACTTCAGCCGGACTTTAAAGGCTCGCCATAATGAGGCAAAACTCCAGGAAAATCAAACATCATAGCATCAAGGATGTGCCGTGTGCATGGAGCATAAAATCCACGTGCAAAGAAGGGAGTAAAATAGGACAATGGCAGGAATGTTGTCTGTCTGATTCAGGTTTATATATGTTATTTGATGCGCCAGTTTCTCGTGAATTTCActctgctgttttttattttaagacgTCCTCGCACAGGCTTTGCTTTTGCCAAAAGCAATAGCATCGACCAGAAGTGTTCAGCTTGCTCATAGtattagaaaaaacaaaaaccaactaacgctgcaccaaaaaatattgttttttgaGCAATGGACCAAAGGACTATGTCAAATATATCAGTGAAAGGGGTGAAGGCACAGAAAAGTTGCCTTTAAGCATCTTTTGGCTCATTGTTTGATTTCCTGGACCACAAATTCTGTTCTTGTCGATCCtttgttcttttcattttaagacGGAGAAGTATTTGTttacagcaaagaaaaatgctCTGATAAACCCACCATATCCACCAAGCTCCAAAAGACATACAGTTTGTCTTGTTTCAAGTTGAATCAAGccaatttagctttttaaatttAGGTAAACTGGCCCCTTAAGTGCCATCACTGACAAACCAGGACATCCCTATGTAGGGCTGTGCACCCATATAGCGCTTTCAACCTTTATTCACAGTGCTTTTATAGTGGCTTCAAACACACCTTTCATTCATCTtacctcctgctcctcttcaGGATGATAACTGGGGAGAAACCACCACCGCTGTGACAGGCACCTCAGAGCTCAGCATTTCCCAGGAAGAGGTGGTCGGCCTGGGGAAGGAGATCCAGGACCGAACCCAAGGCTTCCGCCGCTATCTTCCCCTGGCTGTGGGCTCGTGTGTGGGGCTGCTGGTTCTGGCCACGCCGCTGGTCTTCCTGCTCCTTCCAGCGCTAATGTGGCCCGACAGACTGCAGACTTGTGGCGCAGCCTGCGAGGGCCTCTTCCTCTCCATTTCCTTTAAGCTCCTCATTCTCCTGGTGGCTGTGTGGGCCTTGTTCCTGCGACCGGGCCGGGCCTGCCTGCCCAGAGTGTGCGTGTATCGTGCCTTCCTCACCACACTCACACTCCTGCTCACCATGTCTTACTGGCTCTTCTATGGGGTCCGGATCCTTGACGCACAGGTGGGTTTGACAGTATGCTATTAGatcatttaaccctctgaaccccaggaAGATTCTGGGCACTTTTGATTcactgcacctctgtggaaacagcgcGTTTTAAGAATGCATGCTTGTATAAATTTtcatcattcattttatttatgacTTTATGATTcattattatgatttttttaaactgttttgctTAATTCTAATTTTGTGGCATATTGTTTTTGCTATTTCTCGTGCTCTGTATTGCTGTGTGTTTTGCCCATGACTCCCAAGATCTTTCTCATTTTCCTGATTAACTAAAACTTAAATTAAGGAAGAAGTTAGCATCAACCAGCAGCTAATCTTTCACTGAATGTGTGGTGGTCTGAACAGGATGAGGATTACCACGGTATCGTCCAGTTTGCTGTGTCCCTGGTGGACTCCCAGCTGTTTGTTCATTACCTGGCAGTGGTGCTGCTGGAGCTTCGCCACCTCCAGCCCTGCTACAGCGTTTGTGTTATCCGCTCCACAGACGGGGAGACTCGTCACTATAACATTGGACAGCTCAGGTATGTAGCCACTTTATTGTCAAACAGAACATACACTAGCTGCTGCACATTTGGAATGAAAGTTCAATGCAAAAGCTCacctagtaaaaaaaaaaatctgtaatgaCCTTGGCCTTGATTCCCAATGAAACATAATACTGATAGACAAATAAATCTTTTACAGTTTCACATGTGACCTTTCTGTACTGTGCACATTTTTTATATTCTGCTTGCTTTTGAAGTATGTGTGCACTTGGAGTCTTGTGTCCGCAGGGAACAGTGGCACAGGCAGTAATTGAATTACTCAGCAGTGTCCTCGACCAGTAGGTTATTCTAAGACCTGGGGGGAGGAATAAGAAAGCACCGGATACATGCACTCATCACTGCTGTCTTACTATAATTCTGCTTTGGATGAGTGTATGGCTATGGCAGGACTATGAGTCACAGATATTTAGCTAATTTTCGTGTGACGAGGCGCAAAACATAATAGGTTTATCGTTGGTTATTCTTGATATGATTCAGAGTGAATCTGAAGAATGATAATGAAGAAATGGACAAGAGGAATTAACCAATTCAGGatgacactgtaaaaaaaagactcaTAAATTCCATCttaaaggcatgttatctttaaaaaataccctgaattacatcatttatcagagtcagacAGAGTAAAAACAGAAGATATTGTTAGATATAGAATTTTCCCGTGTTCCTTAAACTGCTGATCTGTGACATGTGGTTTGGTCGGGAAACTTAATCAAATCCAAGCTTATTAAAATCTGCATAGTTCATGATAATCCCTTTATTCTTCATGTCAGAAAGAAACAATTTGCTCTAATCAAATTCTGTGGGAAACAAAAGAATTCAGCGTTCACCACCACAGCTGTCAACCCAGAACTGACTCAGCTGCGACTCAGCTAAAGtgagatgaactgcaggcaatgTTTATACAGAGCAGACAGGGGAAACATATGAAACTGACTCAAGTTcaactttcatttcattttttttcttccaactCACAGCGTAATAACTGTGCCACACTGcactaaagacatttttaaattccCTCCCTTCTGGCCATGGTTGAACTTTTTCGATAGAGgtgaaggactttatattgctgtgaaaaatgagtccacactCAGAAAAAATACTACAGGAGCAAAGAAGAAACCTCAGAGAAACCGCTTAGAATTCCAAGGGTTAACAGCTTCAAATAATTTACAAGGGAGGCTCATCAATTTTGCACATCAAGGTCAGCTCATTGGTCTTGGGGAGTACGGCTGCATATGTGATCAAAGTTGTATAAAGCCCCTAGTAGCTTCAGAAGAAGCTGTGCAAGAGTTCACACTGTAAATGGCCTAAAGTCAGGTCAGCTGAGTTCAGGGGTGGTTCAAGACTGcaaatctgaaaatgaaaaatatctgGTGGCTGACGAGATTAAAAAGAAGAGAACTCACCAGATTTTCATAACTGTGTCCAAAGTTTTCAGTTCAAAGCTGTATCTGTTTGAATAACACCCTACTCTCCGACTGAACTGTCAGTGGTGGAGGTGCATTGTGGGTGATGGAGATGCCAGGTTGTGAATCCAGGGAGTGGAATACATGGAATCAGATAATGTCTCTTTCATTCAGACAGACTGAGAGAAATCACTGCAGTGCGCGTTAAATTTAATCAGCGTCTACAGAGAGAATTTAATTAGTCTTTGcctgaaaaaacatcagaatcaACAGCTTTAACGGTTAAAAGGTTACAGAATTCAAAGACTGTAAAATTCTTATACTGTGCAAGTCTTATGTAATGTAAATTGTATCCTACTGTCTctaagttttcttctttttgactCTCCCGCAGCATTCAAAAGGCGGCTCTGTCTATTTTGGAGTATTACTACAGAGATTTTCCACTCCATAACCCGTCCCTCCTCTCTGCTTCCAAGCACCGAGCTGCCAAACATCTGGCCGGGTTAAAGGTCTACAACGTAGATGGTTAGTTGCCTCATTCGTCCCAATAATTTCCTAACATTTCTACCTATGTCCCTTTTGCTGTTACCTTTGGTCTCGTGCTCATTCTTCTATCTTGTGGTGATGTTCTCTTTTCCATCCCCATGTTCTTCCATGAgcagcttttaaaaacaaactaagaACATACCTTTTGGACAGTAAGTACAGATAAAAGTCATCGCCATCACTCCACACATCACTTTATCACAGGAAGCGGCTAATTTCTCGCTTCAACTCACTCCATTTTTACTGCACTCTGAAGCCTCCATCTCTGACATAATGTATATACTGCATCTGCTGCAAACACTGCCGCGAGACACAcgctcagacacacacatactccAATTGTGGCGCTACAGCGAGCTTCATACACCGCCTCCCCGCACCCACATGCATCCTCTAATGCCACGTATTGCACTCTTTCGTGCGGTTAAAAGGGTTTTCCGCTCACCAACCATTAATCCCCCATCGGACGCACACCATTGTGGATTTGTGGATCTATAGCAGGGATGCAGTATGGGACATGGTGTCCTCATAGCACTATCCACACACCCCCACCCCTCCTTCCCTATCAAAGTGCAACGTGAAGGCCTCTAGGGGGCTGTGGAATTTCAAGCCTTAAATAATTCATCAGAGTAACGCTCGTTTCTCACATGCTCCCACATCTTTCCTTCCTCCTGTCTCCAGCTCCGCtcgttctctttttttttttcccccattcgTCAACCCCCACGCACCCTTCTATCTTTCTCATTCAGTCGTTCCCAGTCACCCTGCACATGGCATGAATATGTAGGCCAGGAGGTAAAAAGAAGCCGGTGTTTACTCATATTTTCattggaaatatttacaatgctTCTTGTGCAAATGATCTGACTGCATTCTTTCCACAGCGCACACTTGGAGgatttttcattcatatttcaacactgCACCCAGTGTCTCTTTCTCACCTGCATGCTCATGCTTAGACACACATATGCAGATCAGATTATTAATGATTTATATCCGTACCTAACCTGCAGCATTTACTCTCTAAAACCTCCCCCAAACTTTGCGGATCCTTATGAATATGGACCGAGTCGTACTCCCCCACAACGCAACCACAGGAACTCTAATGTGCTCCTGTGCGAGCTCCATTAGTTTTATGGGTTTGTCTCACAAACCAGTAAATTCACAGATCAGACACAATTGTGGCCTTTgatgtgtaaaataatgaatatttcatCCAAACCCCCCCACTAAAGGTTTTTGCATCAGAATGtctgtggagaaatgtggagGCTTCCAGTGGAAATTACTTCTTTTCTCAGTGCTATAATTAAAATGTTCTGTGACTGAGACTGGCAGGATGCCCCAGATAAGTAACAAAGATTAACATACATTGTCCTCAAATCACTCTCAGAAAGTCAGCCGAGGATAAGATGGAAATAATTCTCACCAGAAAGGTTGATTCACGGCTGTTTTACACCTTCTGATAAGGTCTCCTCCAGTGTGACTTTTTCCCTCCACGATCCAGATTGAGATGCAGCCCATTAATCACTAACAGGGGGGGAAGTGGCAGGTTGGGGGCTGCTTCGTCCAGCTCAGACTGATGTAACCAATTTACCTCTGTCCCCTTCTTCTGGTGCAGCCCCGGGGAACGCAGCGGGGGCTCAGCCGAGTAATGGAAATCAGTCACGGGCCATGGTTACAGCTGCCGCCAAACGTAAGGACAGCGCCCACAATGAGCTGTACTATGAAGAGGCTGACTACGAGAGGAGAGTCCGCAAACGTAAAGCCAGGTGAGCCCCGGGAGCAAATATTAGAGGCCGCATACACAGTGGGACAATAAGGATGGACTGTGGGTAGATTAATGATGTGAAACCAAATCCAGACATGCACCTTATTGTGTAAATttagtgttaaaataaatattctggATCCTGTTTCTAAGTAAGTGTAGATCACATTCACATCAAACCCAGTAACATTTCTGTAATAGCacaaatcttacaaaaatgCTTCATCATCTTATTGCAAAAGCTTCAGAAACAACGTGAAAGTTTAGTTTTGCTTCCAAGATAttgtaagaagaaaaaaagaattgtgCACTCCCTTTTTTGGTAAGATTCTACACATCAGACATctctgaaaataatttttttttaaaaatcatgccCCACTGATAGGGGAATATATAAATATCctgtaaaacacaatttttcacTGATTACCATGTTGCCATTCTGTAATTTTGCAGTAAAATTTACTGTCTAATAATGATATCATTTGTCTGAATTTATCTAGGGATTCACCAGTAATGTGTTCTTAAACCAGTGGTGATTAATGAGCGTTTAAAATCCATCAGTGTTGCAGTAAGTGCATGAGTAGAGACCGTGTTTATTATTGTGTCTGAATAAAGCTATGGAATGTGAAACATCTACATAACATACATCAATgtctaaatgacaaaacaccatTACTTTAACTGAATTATTATGTATTCAGTGCCTAAGAGGGGGAAAAACAGTCAAAACTGATACATGAGCACATTGCTTGTTGGCTGTTGATGAGTGAAACGTGTATAGAGCTAATAGTAAGTTcattttcctgtgtgtgtgtgtcaggctGGTAGTGGCTGTGGAGGAGGCCTTTACACATGTCCGACGCATGAAGAAAGAGGATGAGCGTGCAACTCCCTCGGACATCATGGATGTACGCGAAGCAGCTCTGGCCATATTTCCCTCTATGGCTCGTGCCCTGCAGAAGTACCTCCGGACCACCAGGAGGCAACACTGCCACAGCATGGAGAGCATCCAGAAGCACCTCGCTTTCTGCCTCGTCAATAACATGAGCCCTAAGGTCAGCTCTGAGTGCTTGCTGTCATATCTGATTTTCTTATTAGAAGACATCAATTaatatttcaagctacagaaatgaATGTTTACTAAACTTGGACTGTGTTTTGGTCATTCTGGGCATCATTGTTGAACCTATAAATATTGCTGTAACTAAGTACAACAGTTCAACAAAAATGATacggatgattttttttgtatttgtgccATTATTGACAGCGGAGATACAATCAGCAAATGTAGGGAGAGAAACAGAACATGTTGCAAACATCGGAGCAGCTGAGAATAGAACTGTGGAAGTTGCAGTCATGTAGTATGAATTAATGTAGTATGAAAATTAGGAacgatgtgttaattccacgttaggagata
It includes:
- the LOC110956452 gene encoding vang-like protein 1 codes for the protein MDTESTHSGYSYHSSRSGRSNRHGDRSRERHKASSSKDSSRSERSVVINPPDTPSQDSPVHNGEPLPGEPTPALDHGDEAQDDNWGETTTAVTGTSELSISQEEVVGLGKEIQDRTQGFRRYLPLAVGSCVGLLVLATPLVFLLLPALMWPDRLQTCGAACEGLFLSISFKLLILLVAVWALFLRPGRACLPRVCVYRAFLTTLTLLLTMSYWLFYGVRILDAQDEDYHGIVQFAVSLVDSQLFVHYLAVVLLELRHLQPCYSVCVIRSTDGETRHYNIGQLSIQKAALSILEYYYRDFPLHNPSLLSASKHRAAKHLAGLKVYNVDAPGNAAGAQPSNGNQSRAMVTAAAKRKDSAHNELYYEEADYERRVRKRKARLVVAVEEAFTHVRRMKKEDERATPSDIMDVREAALAIFPSMARALQKYLRTTRRQHCHSMESIQKHLAFCLVNNMSPKAFLETYLAPGPTLQYGPERWMADQWTLVSEASVTSGIKEGTEFLLRCLDFNLAVTVKGIPYIRLTEEYIDPKSHKFLLLLQSETSV